A portion of the Calliphora vicina chromosome 5, idCalVici1.1, whole genome shotgun sequence genome contains these proteins:
- the LOC135962238 gene encoding cilia- and flagella-associated protein 298 — translation MVILQVKRGDENLFLYETSVNENTTNIIKDITAIYNGRLKIERICMEMEELASHGTLLPPEIMGLTDEQVEELKLKDVWGEKCIPSGGFIFNKDPIGRRNGRQPKENMQQVLRNAITDAKALIDKKLVVAKKPLTLKIVAEALNLLKGSVTIVYPMQLPPHDIIRMEFNNTEDLTGTQASKEVIEPSKAQLWFAGRLIMYDKKLSQFIGNNDKTKVVVKLNTLGEGIPSREPVITEDIRKRMMADAYRRQEELKKLEIDEDDNYLNSSWADSGSFKRQAHGLDNVHFRMGL, via the coding sequence ATGGTTATCTTACAAGTCAAACGGGGAGATGAAAATCTTTTTCTATACGAGACAAGTGTTAATGAAAATACCACCAACATTATCAAAGATATAACGGCCATCTATAATGGTCGTTTGAAAATCGAACGGATTTGCATGGAAATGGAGGAGTTGGCTTCGCATGGCACTCTCTTGCCACCGGAAATCATGGGTCTTACCGATGAACAGGTAGAGGAACTGAAATTAAAAGATGTATGGGGTGAGAAGTGTATACCATCTGGTGGATTTATATTCAACAAAGATCCTATTGGACGTCGCAATGGTAGACAGCCTAAAGAAAACATGCAGCAGGTATTACGAAATGCCATAACAGATGCCAAGGCTTTGATTGATAAAAAATTGGTGGTGGCTAAAAAACCACTCACTCTTAAGATTGTGGCAGAAGCTTTAAATCTTCTTAAGGGCTCCGTTACAATTGTCTATCCTATGCAATTGCCGCCACATGATATAATACGCATGGAATTTAATAACACCGAAGATTTGACGGGTACCCAAGCTTCGAAGGAGGTAATTGAGCCATCTAAGGCTCAACTATGGTTTGCAGGCCGTTTAATAATGTACGATAAAAAGTTGTCGCAATTTATTGGCAACAATGACAAGACCAAAGTTGTGGTTAAATTAAATACTCTGGGAGAGGGTATTCCATCGCGTGAACCTGTTATTACCGAAGACATTCGCAAACGTATGATGGCCGATGCTTATAGGCGTCAGGAGGAGCTGAAGAAATTGGAAATTGATGAGGACGATAATTATTTGAATTCTTCCTGGGCTGATAGTGGCAGTTTTAAGAGACAAGCTCATGGTTTGGATAATGTGCACTTTCGCATGGGTTTATAG